The genome window GATATCCATCTTTTTTTCAGGAAACTCCATCATTTCCGCCTTAAAACGCTCTTTGTCCTTGGTTTCCTCCATCGAAATGTTCGATCTCTTCGATCCAAGTGCAGAATAATGCGAGTCATATTGCTTAAACGGAAATGACTTTTTCATCAGATCCGACTGCTGTCCTCCCGACCAAGACTTCTGCTCAAATCGCTTCTGCGAGACTCCGGAGGCCTGTTTACCTAAAGAATCCACCCCAAATGCGTCACCATGTAACCAGGTGCCAGCCATGAGAAAGGCTGAAGTGATAAAAATAATGAGAGGGGCACGATTAAACATAAGGCAGCGAGATAATTAGGGAAACAAATCACAAATATCAAGAAAATCTCCCGATATGCCGGGGAAGAACTCCCCGACTCCGCCTTTGCAATATTGACGGACTGCAAACGAACCTTCTAAATCCGCCGTTTTCTAAAATGGCAACACAGACCACAGACTACGACTTTTCCGCAATCGAGCCAAAATGGCAGGATTTTTGGGAGCAAAACGCAACTTACAACGCTCAGGATTTCGAGGACAAACCTACGTTCTACATCCTCGACATGTTCCCCTACCCATCCGGCGCGGGCTTGCATATCGGACACCCTGAAGGCTACACAGCCAGCGATGCGCTAAAACGCTACAAAAAGGCCAAGGGCTTTAACGTGCTCCACCCGATGGGTTGGGATGCCTTCGGCCTGCCAACTGAGCAGTATGCGATCAAGACCGGCACGCACCCGAGTCTCACCACCAAGCAGAACGTCGCGCACTTTAAGACACAGCTCCGCCAACTCGGGTTCGCTTACGACTGGTCTCGCGAAGTGAACACCACCGATCCAGGCTACTACAAGTGGACGCAGTGGATCTTCATGCAGCTGTTCAAAAAGGGGCTCGCCTATGTGGATGAGAAGCCAGTCTGGTTCTGCCCCGACCTCGGCACCGTCCTTGCCAACGAGGAAGTGCTCAACACACCCGAAGGCCCACGCTCTGACCGCGGTAGCTTCCCCGTTGAGCGTCGCCCCATCCGTCAATGGGTGCTTCGTATTACTGAATATGGTGACAAATTGATCGCGGGCCTCAAAGACCTCGATTGGCCTGATTCCACGAAGCGCCTACAGGAAAACTGGATCGGTCGCAGTGAAGGTGCAGAAATCACCTTCGACATCGCGGGACATGACTCAGACCTCACCGTCTTCACGACTCGCCCAGACACACTCTTCGGTGCCACTTACATGGTGATCTCCCCCGAGCACCCGCTGCTCTCAAAAATAACTACCAGCGAGCAGAGCGACGCTGTGTTTGCTTACGCCGAGAAGGCAAAGAGCAAGTCCGACCTAGAACGTGCCGAATTGAGCAAAGAGAAGACCGGTGTTTGGACTGGCGCGATGGCGATCAACCCAGTCAACGGCAAAGAAATTCCGATTTGGGTGGCTGACTACGTGCTCATGACCTACGGCACCGGTGCCATCATGGCCGTGCCTGCGCACGATACACGCGACTTTGAATTCGCGAAGGAGTTCGACCTCGAAATCACCCAGGTGATCGACGACAACGGAGCCGCAGAGAAGGACGACAACGGCGCATTGACCGAGGCCTACACCGGCCCGGGCGACTTGATCAACTCTGGCGAGCAAACCGGCAAGAACTCTGAAGACGCCAAAAATGCGGTGATCGCTCAACTCGCAGCCGAAAAGCGCGGCGAAGCGACCGTCAACTTCAAGCTCCGTGACTGGCTCTTCTCTCGCCAACGCTACTGGGGCGAACCATTCCCCATCGCTTGGGTCAGCGAAGCCGATTACGCAAAGGTCAACGACGACTTCAAATCCGTCGAACGCCCAGTCAGTTGCCAAATCGACGGCGAGCTACGCTTTGCTGTAGCCTTGCCAGAAAGCGAACTACCACTCGCCCTACCAGAAGTCGAAAGCTACACGCCGTCCCCGGATGGCCAAAGTCCGCTCTCGAAAGCCGAAGCTTGGTTGCACATTTACGTGGATCCACAAACAGGTGCCACCTCCAACGAGCCTGTTGAAGGCTGGGTGAAGGCTTCTCGCGAAACGAATACCATGCCACAATGGGCAGGCTCTTGCTGGTATTACCTGCGCTACGTCGATCCGAAGAACACCGAAGCGCTCATCGACCCTGAGAAAGAGAAATACTGGGGCTACCCCGACCTCTACATCGGCGGTGCTGAGCACGCGGTGCTCCACTTACTCTATGCTCGCTTCTGGCACCACGTCCTCTTCGACCTCGGCGTCTTGAGCGATCCAGAACCATTTAAGAAACTCTTTCACCAAGGCATCATTCTCGGCGAAGACGGCGAAAAAATGTCCAAGAGCCGCGGCAATGTGGTCAGCCCAGAAAGTATCGTGGTCGACTACGGCGCAGATGCGCTACGCCTCTACTTGATGTTCCTCGGGCCGCTCGAAGCGATGAAGCCATGGAATACCAAGGGCATCGAAGGCATTGCACGCTTCCTTCGTAAGGCATGGCGCCTCGTCGTTGCTGAAGATGGCTCACGTAACGCCAAGATTGGTGCAACTGAGCAACTCGACGCTGAAACCGAACGCACGCTACATGCTTCGATCAAGAAGGTCACGGAAGACCACGAAGCCCTCGGCTTTAATACCGCAATCTCTCAAATGATGATATGCGTCAACCAACTTGGCAAAGCCGAAGCGCTGACACTCGAAGCGGTTGAATCGTTCATCAAGCTACTCGCACCACTGGCTCCACACATCGCTGAAGAACTCTGGCAGTTTCTCGGTCATTCCGGAAGCATTTCCGATGCGGGCTGGCCTACGCACGACGAGAGCAAGCTGAAGCAAGACACGGTTAAAATAATCTTCCAAGTGAACGGTAAATACCGTGGCGATGCGCAACTTCCTGCGGATGTCTCTAAGGATGACGCCATCGCAGCGGCGAAGGCACACGAACGTATTACGGCTCACATC of Lentimonas sp. CC4 contains these proteins:
- the leuS gene encoding leucine--tRNA ligase translates to MATQTTDYDFSAIEPKWQDFWEQNATYNAQDFEDKPTFYILDMFPYPSGAGLHIGHPEGYTASDALKRYKKAKGFNVLHPMGWDAFGLPTEQYAIKTGTHPSLTTKQNVAHFKTQLRQLGFAYDWSREVNTTDPGYYKWTQWIFMQLFKKGLAYVDEKPVWFCPDLGTVLANEEVLNTPEGPRSDRGSFPVERRPIRQWVLRITEYGDKLIAGLKDLDWPDSTKRLQENWIGRSEGAEITFDIAGHDSDLTVFTTRPDTLFGATYMVISPEHPLLSKITTSEQSDAVFAYAEKAKSKSDLERAELSKEKTGVWTGAMAINPVNGKEIPIWVADYVLMTYGTGAIMAVPAHDTRDFEFAKEFDLEITQVIDDNGAAEKDDNGALTEAYTGPGDLINSGEQTGKNSEDAKNAVIAQLAAEKRGEATVNFKLRDWLFSRQRYWGEPFPIAWVSEADYAKVNDDFKSVERPVSCQIDGELRFAVALPESELPLALPEVESYTPSPDGQSPLSKAEAWLHIYVDPQTGATSNEPVEGWVKASRETNTMPQWAGSCWYYLRYVDPKNTEALIDPEKEKYWGYPDLYIGGAEHAVLHLLYARFWHHVLFDLGVLSDPEPFKKLFHQGIILGEDGEKMSKSRGNVVSPESIVVDYGADALRLYLMFLGPLEAMKPWNTKGIEGIARFLRKAWRLVVAEDGSRNAKIGATEQLDAETERTLHASIKKVTEDHEALGFNTAISQMMICVNQLGKAEALTLEAVESFIKLLAPLAPHIAEELWQFLGHSGSISDAGWPTHDESKLKQDTVKIIFQVNGKYRGDAQLPADVSKDDAIAAAKAHERITAHIDGKTIKREIYVPGKIVNIVAV